CACTACGTTTCCGCATCAGGCTGCCGCAGGCCACGTTTCCTTCGAATATTGTTGATGTACTACACTTCTATTGCTTCCGCTTTATTTTGCGGAGTTCCCTGATCCAATTTATTATTCTCCTTCACTTTATGGGGAACGCCGCGGATATCCCATATCAGGCCCATCCAGCCGAGCATCCTCAGCACATAATAGGTGATGTCGATCTCCCACCAGTAAAAGCCCTGCCGCGCCGCGCTCTGGTAGTAGTGGTGGTTGTTATGCCAGCCTTCGCCCAGTGTGACCAGCGCCAGTACCAGGCTGTTGCGGGATTCATCGCCGGTTTTGTAACGCGGCTTGCCGATCTTGTGCATGAGAGAGTTGATGGTGAATGTACCGTGGAACAGCAGGATGGTGCTCAGGAAGAACCCGATGAACAGCGTCGAAAGCCCGGCAGACCAGTCGAACCAGCCCGTGCCGTTCACTTTGTTGCCGATGAAATAGACCACTACGGCGAGGATCAGCGGCGGTACAAAATGATATTTATTCAGCCAGAAGATCTCTTTATCCTTGATATCCTTGATCAGGTCGAACCGGGTAGGTTTGTGCTCCGGTCCCATGA
This genomic stretch from Chitinophaga sp. XS-30 harbors:
- a CDS encoding acyl-CoA desaturase gives rise to the protein MNTQVKARQSVNWLHELDFIGIHLVPFLAFFTHVTTFDWILCAALYVVRMFFVTGGYHRYFSHRSFKTSRFFQFILAFGAQTSFQKGAIWWAANHRIHHKHSDTPEDPHSAKIYGFWYAHIGWIMGPEHKPTRFDLIKDIKDKEIFWLNKYHFVPPLILAVVVYFIGNKVNGTGWFDWSAGLSTLFIGFFLSTILLFHGTFTINSLMHKIGKPRYKTGDESRNSLVLALVTLGEGWHNNHHYYQSAARQGFYWWEIDITYYVLRMLGWMGLIWDIRGVPHKVKENNKLDQGTPQNKAEAIEV